From the Carya illinoinensis cultivar Pawnee chromosome 4, C.illinoinensisPawnee_v1, whole genome shotgun sequence genome, one window contains:
- the LOC122307993 gene encoding G-type lectin S-receptor-like serine/threonine-protein kinase At4g03230 isoform X1 produces MNQCTPAFLEMASHRRKLNRRWSASLLLSSIFFFLCSSPVYCYAGDTLKHGQLIVLNKTLVSAGEKFELRFFTTSSISATGPQSFVGIFYHQWDRNSAVWVANRDDPLPWNFTGSFGIADDGNLKLLDTAGTEYFSTGLNISSPTNRTHVKLMDSGNLVLRDDDHMEQSLWESFENPTDTFLPGMKMDENLALTSWKGKDDPRSGLYTFTQDQQGEGHYVVTKKQLGFYWKSQMSGTFSSSDEIIRYDIADLLSNKSEFQKKPNMQLPTNRSLDFTRLVMNSSGQLEYLTWNELERNWSILWSKPEDECGIYNYCGKFGSCNINNWPLLCKCLPGFKPTIPVDYWEKRYFSGGCTRNSASTDFNIFFSLKMKKVSDTGLHFKVADETECQKEYCLKNRQCVAYSYQEAGNSMQRRDSTGSDNICWIWTEDIHNLQEEYPNQGHNLSVRVAKADIESTSRTCKPCGTYTIPYPLSTGQDCGDPMYFSFDCNNSLGQVSFKAPSGAHRVVSIDPSGRNFVIQVIQENPYSRKSSIILWLNKSLPFTLIDTLNTEVGNSTDQFDGSLEASRSQMKNKVGLRISWEPPMEPTCNSSTDCKDWPNSTCNATREGKLRCLCHPNFLWDGSNLNCTKVGNFPKSLEEPSKEPSKDQPSTRKIRLTLIVALLLACVTAVACIIIYMWIRKRVKRQEVIRSDRRDRALRPLDSERHVIDLIDSIEPMEEDGEGIEVPFFDLGSILAATNNFSDTNKLGQGGYGPVYMVIVEAKIGGQEIAVKRLLSVSGQGLQEFKNEVVLISKLQHRNLVRLRGYCIKGDEKILLYEYMPNKSLDLFIFDQNLSMLLDWKIRFNIILGIARGLLYLHQDSRLRIIHRDLKTSNILLDKEMNPKISDFGLARIVAGKDTGDNTTRVAGTYGYMAPEYALDGLFSVKSDVYSFGVILLEIISGKKNTGFYRSEEAMSLIAYAWRLWVENKMLDLMDQNLHESCDVDQLVKCVNIAFLCVQEDPSDRPTISNIVTMLDSETAIVPTPKQPAFILTRGIFSTVSSSSRLETHTELTICRSETNTE; encoded by the exons ATGAACCAATGTACACCTGCTTTCTTGGAAATGGCAAGCCATAGAAGAAAACTGAACAGACGATGGTCTGCAAGtcttttgctttcttctatctttttcttcttgtgtTCCTCTCCTGTATATTGCTATGCTGGAGACACTCTTAAGCATGGCCAGCTTATTGTTTTGAACAAAACTCTTGTCTCTGCCGGGGAAAAGTTTGAACTGAGATTCTTTACCACTAGCAGCATTAGCGCCACAGGCCCCCAAAGTTTCGTTGGAATATTCTATCATCAATGGGATCGAAATTCAGCTGTATGGGTTGCCAACCGGGACGACCCATTGCCTTGGAATTTCACTGGTTCTTTTGGAATTGCAGACGATGGAAACCTTAAGCTATTGGACACCGCCGGGACAGAGTATTTTTCTACGGGTCTTAATATTTCCTCCCCTACAAATCGAACTCATGTGAAGCTGATGGATTCTGGAAACCTGGTATTAAGAGATGATGATCACATGGAGCAGAGTTTGTGGGAGAGCTTCGAAAATCCAACCGATACTTTTCTTCCAGGAATGAAGATGGATGAAAACCTGGCATTAACTTCATGGAAAGGCAAAGATGACCCTCGAAGTGGGCTATACACGTTTACGCAAGATCAACAAGGAGAAGGCCACTATGTTGTCACAAAAAAACAATTGGGATTTTACTGGAAAAGTCAGATGTCAGGTACGTTCTCGAGCTCGGATGAAATAATTCGTTATGACATAGCCGACCTGTTATCCAATAAATCCGAATTTCAGAAAAAACCAAATATGCAGCTGCCGACTAATCGAAGTTTAGATTTCACAAGGCTGGTAATGAATAGCAGTGGGCAGTTAGAGTATCTGACCTGGAATGAGTTGGAACGCAATTGGTCTATACTATGGTCGAAACCGGAAGACGAATGTGGCATTTATAACTATTGTGGGAAATTCGGGAGCTGCAATATTAACAATTGGCCTTTATTATGCAAATGTTTGCCGGGGTTCAAGCCTACTATCCCTGTTGATTATTGGGAGAAAAGATATTTTTCTGGTGGCTGCACCAGAAATTCGGCATCAACtgatttcaatatattttttagctTAAAGATGAAGAAAGTGAGCGACACAGGTTTACATTTCAAGGTAGCAGATGAAACAGAATGTCAAAAGGAGTATTGCCTTAAAAATAGGCAGTGCGTCGCTTATTCATATCAGGAAGCTGGAAACAGCATGCAAAGACGTGATTCTACTGGTAGTGACAACATTTGCTGGATTTGGACCGAGGATATACATAATCTTCAAGAGGAGTATCCGAACCAGGGTCATAACCTCTCTGTGCGCGTAGCAAAAGCTGACATAG AATCAACTTCAAGGACTTGTAAGCCTTGTGGCACATATACGATCCCCTATCCCTTGAGCACGGGACAAGATTGTGGTGACCCCATGTACTTCAGTTTCGATTGCAACAACTCATTAGGCCAAGTTAGCTTCAAGGCACCCAGTGGCGCCCATCGTGTTGTAAGCATTGATCCAAGTGGAAGAAACTTTGTCATCCAAGTCATTCAAGAAAATCCTTACAGTAGAAAATCAAGCATAATTCTGTGGCTCAATAAGTCATTGCCATTTACTTTGATCGACACTTTGAATACTGAGGTAGGCAACTCCACTGATCAATTTGACGGCAGCTTGGAGGCTTCTAGAtcacaaatgaaaaataaagtcGGCCTACGGATTAGTTGGGAGCCACCAATGGAGCCAACCTGTAATTCATCCACGGACTGTAAGGATTGGCCAAATTCAACTTGCAATGCAACAAGAGAAGGAAAGCTGAGGTGTCTTTGCCATCCAAACTTCCTGTGGGATGGCTCAAATTTGAATTGTACTAAAG TAGGTAATTTTCCTAAGTCTTTAGAAGAGCCTTCGAAAGAGCCTTCAAAAGATCAGCCTTCAACGAGAAAGATTCGATTGACCTTGATTGTTGCGTTACTTCTTGCATGTGTGACTGCTGTCGCTTGTATCATTATTTACATGTGGATAAGAAAGAGGGTCAAGAGACAAG AAGTTATAAGAAGTGATAGAAGAGATCGAGCACTTCGCCCATTAGACAGTGAAAGGCATGTCATAGACTTGATAGACTCAATTGAGCCCATggaagaagatggagaaggCATTGAAGTACCTTTTTTCGATCTAGGAAGCATACTAGCCGCTACAAATAACTTCTCAGATACAAACAAGCTCGGACAAGGAGGCTACGGACCTGTTTACATGGTAATCGTAGAAGCAAAAATTG GAGGTCAAGAAATTGCTGTAAAGAGGCTCTTAAGTGTATCAGGACAAGGCTTACAGGAATTTAAAAATGAGGTGGTGTTGATTTCAAAACTCCAACACAGGAATCTTGTTAGACTTCGAGGATATTGCATAAAGGGAGATGAAAAGATTTTACTCTATGAGTACATGCCCAACAAAAGTTTGGACTTATTTATATTTG ATCAAAATCTGAGCATGCTTTTGGACTGGAAGATTCGCTTCAACATTATCTTGGGAATAGCTAGAGGACTTCTATATCTTCACCAAGACTCCAGATTGAGGATCATCCACAGAGATCTGAAAACTAGCAACATTCTTTTAGACAAGGAGATGAACCCCAAAATATCTGACTTTGGCTTGGCAAGGATTGTCGCAGGAAAAGATACTGGGGATAACACAACCCGAGTAGCTGGAACTTA TGGCTATATGGCTCCGGAGTATGCATTAGATGGACTTTTCTCGGTCAAATCcgatgtttatagttttggtgTAATTCTTCTTGAGATTATTAGTGGAAAAAAGAACACAGGATTTTATCGGTCAGAAGAAGCCATGAGTCTTATAGCTTAT GCATGGAGATTGTGGGTAGAAAACAAGATGTTGGATTTAATGGACCAGAATTTGCATGAGAGTTGTGATGTTGATCAGTTGGTGAAATGCGTTAATATTGCATTTTTATGCGTACAAGAAGACCCAAGTGACCGCCCCACCATCTCAAATATTGTTACCATGCTTGACAGTGAGACTGCAATAGTTCCAACTCCGAAACAACCAGCTTTCATTCTAACAAGAGGCATTTTTAGCACAGTAAGTTCTTCTAGTCGACTAGAGACACATACAGAATTGACCATTTGTCGATCGGAGACAAATACAGAATGA
- the LOC122307993 gene encoding G-type lectin S-receptor-like serine/threonine-protein kinase At4g03230 isoform X2, protein MNQCTPAFLEMASHRRKLNRRWSASLLLSSIFFFLCSSPVYCYAGDTLKHGQLIVLNKTLVSAGEKFELRFFTTSSISATGPQSFVGIFYHQWDRNSAVWVANRDDPLPWNFTGSFGIADDGNLKLLDTAGTEYFSTGLNISSPTNRTHVKLMDSGNLVLRDDDHMEQSLWESFENPTDTFLPGMKMDENLALTSWKGKDDPRSGLYTFTQDQQGEGHYVVTKKQLGFYWKSQMSGTFSSSDEIIRYDIADLLSNKSEFQKKPNMQLPTNRSLDFTRLVMNSSGQLEYLTWNELERNWSILWSKPEDECGIYNYCGKFGSCNINNWPLLCKCLPGFKPTIPVDYWEKRYFSGGCTRNSASTDFNIFFSLKMKKVSDTGLHFKVADETECQKEYCLKNRQCVAYSYQEAGNSMQRRDSTGSDNICWIWTEDIHNLQEEYPNQGHNLSVRVAKADIESTSRTCKPCGTYTIPYPLSTGQDCGDPMYFSFDCNNSLGQVSFKAPSGAHRVVSIDPSGRNFVIQVIQENPYSRKSSIILWLNKSLPFTLIDTLNTEVGNSTDQFDGSLEASRSQMKNKVGLRISWEPPMEPTCNSSTDCKDWPNSTCNATREGKLRCLCHPNFLWDGSNLNCTKGNFPKSLEEPSKEPSKDQPSTRKIRLTLIVALLLACVTAVACIIIYMWIRKRVKRQEVIRSDRRDRALRPLDSERHVIDLIDSIEPMEEDGEGIEVPFFDLGSILAATNNFSDTNKLGQGGYGPVYMVIVEAKIGGQEIAVKRLLSVSGQGLQEFKNEVVLISKLQHRNLVRLRGYCIKGDEKILLYEYMPNKSLDLFIFDQNLSMLLDWKIRFNIILGIARGLLYLHQDSRLRIIHRDLKTSNILLDKEMNPKISDFGLARIVAGKDTGDNTTRVAGTYGYMAPEYALDGLFSVKSDVYSFGVILLEIISGKKNTGFYRSEEAMSLIAYAWRLWVENKMLDLMDQNLHESCDVDQLVKCVNIAFLCVQEDPSDRPTISNIVTMLDSETAIVPTPKQPAFILTRGIFSTVSSSSRLETHTELTICRSETNTE, encoded by the exons ATGAACCAATGTACACCTGCTTTCTTGGAAATGGCAAGCCATAGAAGAAAACTGAACAGACGATGGTCTGCAAGtcttttgctttcttctatctttttcttcttgtgtTCCTCTCCTGTATATTGCTATGCTGGAGACACTCTTAAGCATGGCCAGCTTATTGTTTTGAACAAAACTCTTGTCTCTGCCGGGGAAAAGTTTGAACTGAGATTCTTTACCACTAGCAGCATTAGCGCCACAGGCCCCCAAAGTTTCGTTGGAATATTCTATCATCAATGGGATCGAAATTCAGCTGTATGGGTTGCCAACCGGGACGACCCATTGCCTTGGAATTTCACTGGTTCTTTTGGAATTGCAGACGATGGAAACCTTAAGCTATTGGACACCGCCGGGACAGAGTATTTTTCTACGGGTCTTAATATTTCCTCCCCTACAAATCGAACTCATGTGAAGCTGATGGATTCTGGAAACCTGGTATTAAGAGATGATGATCACATGGAGCAGAGTTTGTGGGAGAGCTTCGAAAATCCAACCGATACTTTTCTTCCAGGAATGAAGATGGATGAAAACCTGGCATTAACTTCATGGAAAGGCAAAGATGACCCTCGAAGTGGGCTATACACGTTTACGCAAGATCAACAAGGAGAAGGCCACTATGTTGTCACAAAAAAACAATTGGGATTTTACTGGAAAAGTCAGATGTCAGGTACGTTCTCGAGCTCGGATGAAATAATTCGTTATGACATAGCCGACCTGTTATCCAATAAATCCGAATTTCAGAAAAAACCAAATATGCAGCTGCCGACTAATCGAAGTTTAGATTTCACAAGGCTGGTAATGAATAGCAGTGGGCAGTTAGAGTATCTGACCTGGAATGAGTTGGAACGCAATTGGTCTATACTATGGTCGAAACCGGAAGACGAATGTGGCATTTATAACTATTGTGGGAAATTCGGGAGCTGCAATATTAACAATTGGCCTTTATTATGCAAATGTTTGCCGGGGTTCAAGCCTACTATCCCTGTTGATTATTGGGAGAAAAGATATTTTTCTGGTGGCTGCACCAGAAATTCGGCATCAACtgatttcaatatattttttagctTAAAGATGAAGAAAGTGAGCGACACAGGTTTACATTTCAAGGTAGCAGATGAAACAGAATGTCAAAAGGAGTATTGCCTTAAAAATAGGCAGTGCGTCGCTTATTCATATCAGGAAGCTGGAAACAGCATGCAAAGACGTGATTCTACTGGTAGTGACAACATTTGCTGGATTTGGACCGAGGATATACATAATCTTCAAGAGGAGTATCCGAACCAGGGTCATAACCTCTCTGTGCGCGTAGCAAAAGCTGACATAG AATCAACTTCAAGGACTTGTAAGCCTTGTGGCACATATACGATCCCCTATCCCTTGAGCACGGGACAAGATTGTGGTGACCCCATGTACTTCAGTTTCGATTGCAACAACTCATTAGGCCAAGTTAGCTTCAAGGCACCCAGTGGCGCCCATCGTGTTGTAAGCATTGATCCAAGTGGAAGAAACTTTGTCATCCAAGTCATTCAAGAAAATCCTTACAGTAGAAAATCAAGCATAATTCTGTGGCTCAATAAGTCATTGCCATTTACTTTGATCGACACTTTGAATACTGAGGTAGGCAACTCCACTGATCAATTTGACGGCAGCTTGGAGGCTTCTAGAtcacaaatgaaaaataaagtcGGCCTACGGATTAGTTGGGAGCCACCAATGGAGCCAACCTGTAATTCATCCACGGACTGTAAGGATTGGCCAAATTCAACTTGCAATGCAACAAGAGAAGGAAAGCTGAGGTGTCTTTGCCATCCAAACTTCCTGTGGGATGGCTCAAATTTGAATTGTACTAAAG GTAATTTTCCTAAGTCTTTAGAAGAGCCTTCGAAAGAGCCTTCAAAAGATCAGCCTTCAACGAGAAAGATTCGATTGACCTTGATTGTTGCGTTACTTCTTGCATGTGTGACTGCTGTCGCTTGTATCATTATTTACATGTGGATAAGAAAGAGGGTCAAGAGACAAG AAGTTATAAGAAGTGATAGAAGAGATCGAGCACTTCGCCCATTAGACAGTGAAAGGCATGTCATAGACTTGATAGACTCAATTGAGCCCATggaagaagatggagaaggCATTGAAGTACCTTTTTTCGATCTAGGAAGCATACTAGCCGCTACAAATAACTTCTCAGATACAAACAAGCTCGGACAAGGAGGCTACGGACCTGTTTACATGGTAATCGTAGAAGCAAAAATTG GAGGTCAAGAAATTGCTGTAAAGAGGCTCTTAAGTGTATCAGGACAAGGCTTACAGGAATTTAAAAATGAGGTGGTGTTGATTTCAAAACTCCAACACAGGAATCTTGTTAGACTTCGAGGATATTGCATAAAGGGAGATGAAAAGATTTTACTCTATGAGTACATGCCCAACAAAAGTTTGGACTTATTTATATTTG ATCAAAATCTGAGCATGCTTTTGGACTGGAAGATTCGCTTCAACATTATCTTGGGAATAGCTAGAGGACTTCTATATCTTCACCAAGACTCCAGATTGAGGATCATCCACAGAGATCTGAAAACTAGCAACATTCTTTTAGACAAGGAGATGAACCCCAAAATATCTGACTTTGGCTTGGCAAGGATTGTCGCAGGAAAAGATACTGGGGATAACACAACCCGAGTAGCTGGAACTTA TGGCTATATGGCTCCGGAGTATGCATTAGATGGACTTTTCTCGGTCAAATCcgatgtttatagttttggtgTAATTCTTCTTGAGATTATTAGTGGAAAAAAGAACACAGGATTTTATCGGTCAGAAGAAGCCATGAGTCTTATAGCTTAT GCATGGAGATTGTGGGTAGAAAACAAGATGTTGGATTTAATGGACCAGAATTTGCATGAGAGTTGTGATGTTGATCAGTTGGTGAAATGCGTTAATATTGCATTTTTATGCGTACAAGAAGACCCAAGTGACCGCCCCACCATCTCAAATATTGTTACCATGCTTGACAGTGAGACTGCAATAGTTCCAACTCCGAAACAACCAGCTTTCATTCTAACAAGAGGCATTTTTAGCACAGTAAGTTCTTCTAGTCGACTAGAGACACATACAGAATTGACCATTTGTCGATCGGAGACAAATACAGAATGA
- the LOC122307993 gene encoding G-type lectin S-receptor-like serine/threonine-protein kinase At4g03230 isoform X4, which translates to MNQCTPAFLEMASHRRKLNRRWSASLLLSSIFFFLCSSPVYCYAGDTLKHGQLIVLNKTLVSAGEKFELRFFTTSSISATGPQSFVGIFYHQWDRNSAVWVANRDDPLPWNFTGSFGIADDGNLKLLDTAGTEYFSTGLNISSPTNRTHVKLMDSGNLVLRDDDHMEQSLWESFENPTDTFLPGMKMDENLALTSWKGKDDPRSGLYTFTQDQQGEGHYVVTKKQLGFYWKSQMSGTFSSSDEIIRYDIADLLSNKSEFQKKPNMQLPTNRSLDFTRLVMNSSGQLEYLTWNELERNWSILWSKPEDECGIYNYCGKFGSCNINNWPLLCKCLPGFKPTIPVDYWEKRYFSGGCTRNSASTDFNIFFSLKMKKVSDTGLHFKVADETECQKEYCLKNRQCVAYSYQEAGNSMQRRDSTGSDNICWIWTEDIHNLQEEYPNQGHNLSVRVAKADIESTSRTCKPCGTYTIPYPLSTGQDCGDPMYFSFDCNNSLGQVSFKAPSGAHRVVSIDPSGRNFVIQVIQENPYSRKSSIILWLNKSLPFTLIDTLNTEVGNSTDQFDGSLEASRSQMKNKVGLRISWEPPMEPTCNSSTDCKDWPNSTCNATREGKLRCLCHPNFLWDGSNLNCTKVGNFPKSLEEPSKEPSKDQPSTRKIRLTLIVALLLACVTAVACIIIYMWIRKRVKRQEVIRSDRRDRALRPLDSERHVIDLIDSIEPMEEDGEGIEVPFFDLGSILAATNNFSDTNKLGQGGYGPVYMGTFPGGQEIAVKRLLSVSGQGLQEFKNEVVLISKLQHRNLVRLRGYCIKGDEKILLYEYMPNKSLDLFIFDQNLSMLLDWKIRFNIILGIARGLLYLHQDSRLRIIHRDLKTSNILLDKEMNPKISDFGLARIVAGKDTGDNTTRVAGTYGYMAPEYALDGLFSVKSDVYSFGVILLEIISGKKNTGFYRSEEAMSLIAYAWRLWVENKMLDLMDQNLHESCDVDQLVKCVNIAFLCVQEDPSDRPTISNIVTMLDSETAIVPTPKQPAFILTRGIFSTVSSSSRLETHTELTICRSETNTE; encoded by the exons ATGAACCAATGTACACCTGCTTTCTTGGAAATGGCAAGCCATAGAAGAAAACTGAACAGACGATGGTCTGCAAGtcttttgctttcttctatctttttcttcttgtgtTCCTCTCCTGTATATTGCTATGCTGGAGACACTCTTAAGCATGGCCAGCTTATTGTTTTGAACAAAACTCTTGTCTCTGCCGGGGAAAAGTTTGAACTGAGATTCTTTACCACTAGCAGCATTAGCGCCACAGGCCCCCAAAGTTTCGTTGGAATATTCTATCATCAATGGGATCGAAATTCAGCTGTATGGGTTGCCAACCGGGACGACCCATTGCCTTGGAATTTCACTGGTTCTTTTGGAATTGCAGACGATGGAAACCTTAAGCTATTGGACACCGCCGGGACAGAGTATTTTTCTACGGGTCTTAATATTTCCTCCCCTACAAATCGAACTCATGTGAAGCTGATGGATTCTGGAAACCTGGTATTAAGAGATGATGATCACATGGAGCAGAGTTTGTGGGAGAGCTTCGAAAATCCAACCGATACTTTTCTTCCAGGAATGAAGATGGATGAAAACCTGGCATTAACTTCATGGAAAGGCAAAGATGACCCTCGAAGTGGGCTATACACGTTTACGCAAGATCAACAAGGAGAAGGCCACTATGTTGTCACAAAAAAACAATTGGGATTTTACTGGAAAAGTCAGATGTCAGGTACGTTCTCGAGCTCGGATGAAATAATTCGTTATGACATAGCCGACCTGTTATCCAATAAATCCGAATTTCAGAAAAAACCAAATATGCAGCTGCCGACTAATCGAAGTTTAGATTTCACAAGGCTGGTAATGAATAGCAGTGGGCAGTTAGAGTATCTGACCTGGAATGAGTTGGAACGCAATTGGTCTATACTATGGTCGAAACCGGAAGACGAATGTGGCATTTATAACTATTGTGGGAAATTCGGGAGCTGCAATATTAACAATTGGCCTTTATTATGCAAATGTTTGCCGGGGTTCAAGCCTACTATCCCTGTTGATTATTGGGAGAAAAGATATTTTTCTGGTGGCTGCACCAGAAATTCGGCATCAACtgatttcaatatattttttagctTAAAGATGAAGAAAGTGAGCGACACAGGTTTACATTTCAAGGTAGCAGATGAAACAGAATGTCAAAAGGAGTATTGCCTTAAAAATAGGCAGTGCGTCGCTTATTCATATCAGGAAGCTGGAAACAGCATGCAAAGACGTGATTCTACTGGTAGTGACAACATTTGCTGGATTTGGACCGAGGATATACATAATCTTCAAGAGGAGTATCCGAACCAGGGTCATAACCTCTCTGTGCGCGTAGCAAAAGCTGACATAG AATCAACTTCAAGGACTTGTAAGCCTTGTGGCACATATACGATCCCCTATCCCTTGAGCACGGGACAAGATTGTGGTGACCCCATGTACTTCAGTTTCGATTGCAACAACTCATTAGGCCAAGTTAGCTTCAAGGCACCCAGTGGCGCCCATCGTGTTGTAAGCATTGATCCAAGTGGAAGAAACTTTGTCATCCAAGTCATTCAAGAAAATCCTTACAGTAGAAAATCAAGCATAATTCTGTGGCTCAATAAGTCATTGCCATTTACTTTGATCGACACTTTGAATACTGAGGTAGGCAACTCCACTGATCAATTTGACGGCAGCTTGGAGGCTTCTAGAtcacaaatgaaaaataaagtcGGCCTACGGATTAGTTGGGAGCCACCAATGGAGCCAACCTGTAATTCATCCACGGACTGTAAGGATTGGCCAAATTCAACTTGCAATGCAACAAGAGAAGGAAAGCTGAGGTGTCTTTGCCATCCAAACTTCCTGTGGGATGGCTCAAATTTGAATTGTACTAAAG TAGGTAATTTTCCTAAGTCTTTAGAAGAGCCTTCGAAAGAGCCTTCAAAAGATCAGCCTTCAACGAGAAAGATTCGATTGACCTTGATTGTTGCGTTACTTCTTGCATGTGTGACTGCTGTCGCTTGTATCATTATTTACATGTGGATAAGAAAGAGGGTCAAGAGACAAG AAGTTATAAGAAGTGATAGAAGAGATCGAGCACTTCGCCCATTAGACAGTGAAAGGCATGTCATAGACTTGATAGACTCAATTGAGCCCATggaagaagatggagaaggCATTGAAGTACCTTTTTTCGATCTAGGAAGCATACTAGCCGCTACAAATAACTTCTCAGATACAAACAAGCTCGGACAAGGAGGCTACGGACCTGTTTACATG GGTACATTTCCAGGAGGTCAAGAAATTGCTGTAAAGAGGCTCTTAAGTGTATCAGGACAAGGCTTACAGGAATTTAAAAATGAGGTGGTGTTGATTTCAAAACTCCAACACAGGAATCTTGTTAGACTTCGAGGATATTGCATAAAGGGAGATGAAAAGATTTTACTCTATGAGTACATGCCCAACAAAAGTTTGGACTTATTTATATTTG ATCAAAATCTGAGCATGCTTTTGGACTGGAAGATTCGCTTCAACATTATCTTGGGAATAGCTAGAGGACTTCTATATCTTCACCAAGACTCCAGATTGAGGATCATCCACAGAGATCTGAAAACTAGCAACATTCTTTTAGACAAGGAGATGAACCCCAAAATATCTGACTTTGGCTTGGCAAGGATTGTCGCAGGAAAAGATACTGGGGATAACACAACCCGAGTAGCTGGAACTTA TGGCTATATGGCTCCGGAGTATGCATTAGATGGACTTTTCTCGGTCAAATCcgatgtttatagttttggtgTAATTCTTCTTGAGATTATTAGTGGAAAAAAGAACACAGGATTTTATCGGTCAGAAGAAGCCATGAGTCTTATAGCTTAT GCATGGAGATTGTGGGTAGAAAACAAGATGTTGGATTTAATGGACCAGAATTTGCATGAGAGTTGTGATGTTGATCAGTTGGTGAAATGCGTTAATATTGCATTTTTATGCGTACAAGAAGACCCAAGTGACCGCCCCACCATCTCAAATATTGTTACCATGCTTGACAGTGAGACTGCAATAGTTCCAACTCCGAAACAACCAGCTTTCATTCTAACAAGAGGCATTTTTAGCACAGTAAGTTCTTCTAGTCGACTAGAGACACATACAGAATTGACCATTTGTCGATCGGAGACAAATACAGAATGA